aataaaattgtatgaATTGCATGCAACCATACAGACAGCAGTTCAAGCAATACTGATGTGTTCTCCTTGTTTTTGTGAAGAATGCGGACAACAGCAAACTGCAGGGTGATAACTGTAATGCGGTCCTTGGGTTTCTTCTTACAGAGAGACACACAAAGctacttttattttataaaactCTAGCCCACAACAGGGAGACATTAAACAATTGAGCCGTGATAACTGTACTGTGAAGAATTTCTGAATTTCCTTACACATGTCCAGATTACCCAAATGGACTTTTTGTTAGAAGTTCTTTACTAGAGCTCCATTTTCACAAATCACACACCAAAAAGGGTGTTTTCTGCTTTGATTACATACAGCTGTTCATCAGATGGAAGTAGATGAAGGTAGTTTAATGCATCATAAAACTAACCTCATCCTTATGAAGCGTTTGTAATACACAATTAAAGATTCCAGTTAAAGCATCACCACATACTAACCCTTCATATTTGTGTAAAACGACCAGCTATGAATTTGTAACTACTGAAACTGTACACAGGCACCTTGCTATATCATACTTATGTTATAGTTCTCTTTTTAAAACCTTCCACAGCTGCCTCCACATTTGGGTCATTTTCGTTCATTTCATCTATTCAGCCGCTGTGTTACCACTTCTCGGTACATGATAGAGATATatatcagcagaagaaaaatgacaaagaaatCATCCAAGAACCCCAGAATTCCAAAGAGGGCTTCAGGAAGAAAATCCAGAGGTGAAGCCAGGTAGAGCAAGGCTCCAAGCAAGCAGAGGAATATTCTGATGCGAAACATCCAGAAGAGGCCCCCAACAGAAAACATCTCCCTGAAAGCATGCCGCAATAAAGTGGGCAGATCCATAATCCTTTCCATGATCtatgaagaaagaaagcaaaagttaATATTTTGCTTTAGCAACAGGCCCATGCTAAATGGgtctttttttcagtctgaagttCCTATTACTACAT
This DNA window, taken from Opisthocomus hoazin isolate bOpiHoa1 chromosome Z, bOpiHoa1.hap1, whole genome shotgun sequence, encodes the following:
- the RNF170 gene encoding E3 ubiquitin-protein ligase RNF170 isoform X3, which codes for MSCPVCLQQATFPIETNCGHLFCGSCIIAYWRYGSWLGAIRCPICRQTVTLFLPLFSEDEQDATEVFQDVNDYNRRFSGQPRSIMERIMDLPTLLRHAFREMFSVGGLFWMFRIRIFLCLLGALLYLASPLDFLPEALFGILGFLDDFFVIFLLLIYISIMYREVVTQRLNR